In Aspergillus oryzae RIB40 DNA, chromosome 6, one genomic interval encodes:
- a CDS encoding HMG-box domain-containing protein (predicted protein) has protein sequence MPLNLARRGGGILRKLHLSDAFSRPVRVAVAQSHVRRVSLITRGQALRPICRVLPSTSVFSQRLLKTYATTSDSKSEKKKSTKSTKAGKGTKKTTKKAKKSSTAKPKPKPRKQLTEKQKEAKKTRELRDQIKALKATALEAPKRLPERVANLSIIEKLQETRKTHNNTQEAFKAATELAKTISEEERARFAAVAESNRNSNESTYDQWIKSHTPLQIKEANLARSRLTKLTNKRYPPLRDDRLVKRPSSSYVFFFIERTGQGDFKHMAAKDIATRVAEEWKGLTESEKENVISASIKRYTAWKRHMFESPPSKSLSPKEQR, from the exons ATGCCTCTGAATTTAGCTCGGCGTGGAGGAGGCATCCTCCGCAAGCTGCATCTTAGTGATGCGTTCTCTCGTCCTGTCCGAGTAGCTGTTGCCCAAAGCCACGTCAGGCGCGTCTCTTTGATTACGCGCGGTCAGGCTTTACGCCCAATCTGCAGGGTACTTCCGTCGACCAGCGTGTTCTCGCAACGCCTACTTAAGACCTATGCGACCACAAGTGATAGCAAgagcgagaagaagaaatccaccaaatccaccaaGGCCGGAAAGGGGACCAagaaaaccaccaaaaaagccaagaagagCTCGACAGCGAAGcccaagcccaagccaagaaagcagTTGACTGAGAAGCAAaaggaggcaaagaagacaCGGGAACTCAGGGATCAGATTAAGGCCCTCAAGGCTACTGCGCTGGAGGCACCAAAGAGACTTCCGGAGCGTGTGGCTAACTTGTCAATTATCGAAAAGCTTcaagaaacaaggaagacTCACAACAACACTCAAGAGGCATTTAAAGCTGCTACTGAGCTTGCCAAGACGATCAGTGAGGAAGAGCGAGCG CGCTTCGCCGCAGTGGCAGAGTCTAACAGAAACTCTAATGAATCTACATACGACCAATGGATCAAATCCCACACGCCGCTCCAGATCAAAGAAGCGAATCTCGCACGAAGCAGATTGACAAAACTCACAAATAAGAGGTATCCCCCTCTTCGGGATGATCGATTGGTTAAGcgtccttcctcttcctatgtcttcttcttcattgaaCGCACTGGTCAGGGCGACTTCAAGCACATGGCCGCCAAGGACATCGCTACACGGGTCGCAGAGGAATGGAAAGGCTTGACGGAATCTGAGAAAGAG AACGTTATCTCCGCGAGTATCAAGAGGTATACGGCGTGGAAGCGCCACATGTTCGAAAGTCCTCCGAGTAAAAGTTTATCA CCCAAGGAACAACGGTGA
- a CDS encoding DEAD/DEAH box RNA helicase (RNA helicase): MARHGDTRSPSPVGSTYSSSRRSRRDDDRYERSRRDDGRSYRRSRSPEKRYRDRERDRDSYRRRDRSLDRRADYRDEDTYRPSRRDRSRDRRRSRDRDDDRDYRRRSRDRDFRSRRDDSRDRARRRTDDSADLKHKSRRDDSRERARDSVPRSREASKPSTPAANTGPTDDEKRAERLAKLEAWKQKQAAEKERKQREAAAAGGTRSILDEIDRKSGLSPAVGSPQSSATPIDAAPASYTGKFDPKAIAKNAAPAPAVKSVLGDDIAVPPSAKTSATFPSTKTEVQANKPSATSSKASSLKVKGNVGSFGLGTKQAADTEKASATKTLGFGEEESTRRKLERLPTPPLDDAKDSNKEEDVTAEDEDDDVDMQDGDTEEENAAAARAAAERREERLQNEARDSQSNGDVQMSDASNQKAPDKMEVDAQEEEEVDPLDAFMSELAESAPPKKTAGAKFAKAKPQQPEALFGDENDMDMTAVGDGDADDFLAIANKAKKKKDIPTVDHKKVEYEPFRKKFYTEPSDLAAMSEEEAASLRLELDGIKVRGVEVPRPVSKWSQCGLGVQTLDVIDRLGYSAPTSIQAQAIPAIMSGRDVIGVAKTGSGKTIAFLIPMFRHIKDQRPLENMEGPVGLIMTPTRELATQIHKDCKPFLKALNLRAVCAYGGAPIKDQIADLKRGAEIIVCTPGRMIDLLAANAGRVTNLRRVTYVVLDEADRMFDMGFEPQVMKILANVRPDKQTVLFSATFPRNMEALARKTLNKPVEIVVGGRSVVAPEITQIVEVRSEDKKFIRLLELLGNLYSTDENEDARALIFVERQEGADTLLRELMRKGYPCMSIHGGKDQIDRDSTIEDFKAGIFPVLIATSVAARGLDVKQLKLVVNYDAPNHLEDYVHRAGRTGRAGNTGTAVTFLTEDQERYSVDIAKALKQSGQSVPEPVQKMVDSFLEKVKAGKEKASASGFGGKGLERLDQERDAARMRERKTYKTGDEGEEEEEKEEKNEKAEEQFNKVLSSVQSAAAPSLPGVPKGIDLDGKITVHKTEKDANGSKNPLDKVGSAVADIHARLSRAGVMRSGVPIDNRGPDAGAFHATLEINDFPQKARWAVTNRTNVAKILEATGTSITTKGSFYATGKEPGPGENPKLYILVEGETELSVTNAMRELMRLLKEGTIAAADSDARAPVGGRYNVL; this comes from the exons ATGGCTCGCCACGGGGATACTCGCTCACCATCACCTGTAGGCAGCAcatattcttcttccagaCGGAGTCGCAGAGATGATGATCGCTATGAGAGGAGCAGGCGAGATGATGGGCGGAGCTACCGAAGATCTCGTAGCCCTGAG AAGCGATACCGTGACCGTGAACGCGACCGTGATTCATATCGTAGACGTGACCGCTCGCTAGACAGACGCGCCGATTACCGTGATGAAGATACGTATAGACCAAGTCGACGGGATCGTTCCCGCGATCGACGTCGGTCGAGAGATAGAGATGATGATCGGGATTACCGTCGCAGAAGTCGCGATAGAGACTTTCGAAGCAGGCGAGATGATTCCCGCGACAGGGCTCGGAGACGGACAGATGATTCTGCTGACTTGAAACACAAGTCTAGACGGGATGATAGCCGGGAGCGGGCCAGAGATTCCGTTCCCAGGTCTCGAGAG GCATCGAAGCCTTCGACACCAGCGGCCAACACTGGTCCGACAGATGACGAAAAGCGAGCCGAAAGACTGGCCAAGCTCGAAGCTTGGAAGCAAAAGCAAGCCGCAGAGAAGGAACGCAAACAACGAGAAGCCGCCGCAGCTGGTGGGACAAGAAGCAtcctggatgagattgaCAGAAAGTCAGGCTTATCACCAGCTGTTGGGTCTCCCCAGTCTTCTGCGACGCCCATTGATGCTGCCCCAGCGTCGTATACTGGAAAGTTTGACCCGAAGGCGATTGCAAAGAATGCCGCACCGGCGCCAGCTGTGAAGTCTGTACTGGGGGATGATATTGCTGTTCCGCCGTCCGCTAAGACATCTGCTACCTTCCCTTCTACAAAGACTGAGGTTCAAGCTAACAAACCTTCTGCTACTTCAAGCAAAGCATCAT CATTGAAAGTAAAGGGAAACGTGGGTAGTTTTGGCCTGGGTACCAAGCAGGCCGCAGATACCGAGAAAGCGTCAGCGACGAAGACCCTCGgctttggcgaagaagaatcTACCCGGCGGAAGTTGGAGAGGTTGCCAACTCCTCCGCTAGATGACGCCAAAGACTCCaataaggaagaagatgtgaCggcagaagacgaagacgatgacGTTGACATGCAGGATGGTGACACTGAGGAGGAAAATGCGGCTGCGGCGCgggcagcagcagagaggagagaagagcGACTGCAGAATGAGGCTCGTGATTCTCAATCAAATGGCGATGTACAGATGAGCGATGCGTCGAATCAAAAAGCGCCCGACAAGATGGAAGTGGACGcccaagaagaggaagaagttgatcCCCTGGATGCCTTCATGTCTGAATTAGCAGAGTCTGCCCCTCCGAAAAAAACGGCTGGCGCCAAGTTCGCGAAAGCTAAACCACAACAGCCTGAGGCTCTCTTTGGAGATGAGAATGATATGGACATGACTGCTGTCGGCGACGGCGATGCAGATGATTTCCTTGCTATTGCTAacaaggccaaaaagaagaaggatatccCAACTGTTGATCACAAGAAGGTGGAATACGAGCCTTTCCGCAAGAAGTTTTACACCGAGCCTTCTGATCTGGCAGCGAtgtccgaggaagaggctgctAGTCTGCGATTGGAACTCGACGGCATTAAAGTCCGTGGTGTGGAGGTTCCAAGGCCAGTGTCGAAATGGTCTCAGTGCGGCTTAGGTGTGCAAACCTTGGACGTAATCGATAGATTGGGCTATTCTGCACCCACTTCGATCCAAGCGCAAGCCATCCCAGCGATCATGTCCGGCCGTGATGTAATCGGTGTAGCGAAGACTGGTTCGGGTAAAACGATTGCATTCTTGATCCCTATGTTTCGGCATATTAAGGATCAACGGCCATTGGAGAATATGGAAGGTCCCGTTGGTCTCATTATGACACCAACTCGTGAACTGGCAACCCAGATCCATAAAGACTGTAAACCGTTTTTGAAAGCTTTGAACCTTCGTGCGGTTTGCGCTTATGGTGGCGCTCCCATCAAAGATCAAATTGCTGACCTAAAGCGTGGCGCGGAGATTATTGTCTGCACACCTGGGCGTATGATTGATTTGCTAGCAGCGAATGCTGGCAGAGTTACAAACTTACGCAGGGTCACATATGTCGTCCTGGACGAAGCTGATCGCATGTTCGATATGGGGTTCGAGCCTCAAGTCATGAAGATCTTGGCCAACGTCCGACCTGATAAGCAAACTGTCTTGTTCTCTGCTACCTTCCCGCGGAACATGGAGGCTTTGGCCCGTAAGACCTTGAACAAGCCCGTTGAAATTGTGGTTGGCGGTAGAAGCGTTGTTGCGCCTGAGATCACACAGATAGTGGAAGTTCGGAGTGAGGACAAGAAGTTTATCCGGCTTCTGGAGCTTCTAGGTAACCTGTACTCTACCGACGAAAACGAAGACGCACGGGCGTTGATTTTCGTTGAACGTCAGGAGGGCGCCGATACACTACTTCGTGAGTTGATGCGTAAGGGTTATCCTTGCATGTCCATCCACGGAGGTAAGGATCAGATTGACCGTGACTCCACCATCGAAGACTTCAAAGCAGGTATTTTCCCGGTTTTGATCGCCACGTCTGTTGCGGCCCGTGGTTTGGATGTGAAACAACTCAAACTCGTGGTGAACTATGATGCGCCGAACCATCTCGAAGACTATGTCCACCGTGCTGGACGAACTGGCCGAGCTGGTAATACTGGTACGGCGGTTACGTTCCTGACCGAAGACCAGGAGCGGTATTCCGTTGATATTGCTAAGGCGTTGAAGCAGAGTGGACAGTCCGTGCCGGAGCCTGTGCAGAAGATGGTTGACTCCTTCTTAGAGAAGGTCAAAGcaggcaaagaaaaagccagTGCGTCTGGTTTCGGTGGAAAGGGTCTGGAGCGCCTTGATCAGGAGCGAGATGCTGCTCGTATGCGTGAGCGCAAGACATACAAGACTGGCGACgagggcgaagaagaggaagaaaaggaagagaagaacgagaaggccgaagaACAGTTCAATAAGGTTCTCTCATCGGTTCAATCCGCCGCTGCGCCAAGCCTACCTGGCGTTCCTAAGGGCATTGATCTGGACGGCAAGATCACCGTGCACAAGACTGAAAAGGACGCCAATGGTTCGAAGAACCCGTTGGACAAGGTGGGTTCGGCTGTTGCTGATATTCACGCTCGTTTGAGCCGTGCTGGTGTGATGAGGTCTGGAGTGCCCATCGATAACCGCGGGCCTGATGCCGGAGCTTTCCATGCTACGCTTGAGATTAATGACTTCCCCC AGAAAGCTCGGTGGGCAGTCACCAACCGGACCAACGTGGCCAAGATTCTCGAAGCCACAGGGACATCCATTACCACGAAAGGCAGTTTCTATGCTACTGGCAAGGAGCCAGGTCCCGGAGAGAACCCCAAACTGTATATTCTTGTTGAGGGTGAAACTGAGTTATCTGTGACGAACGCCATGCGTGAGTTGATGCGGTTACTTAAGGAGGGAACTATCGCTGCTGCCGATAGTGATGCGAGGGCACCGGTTGGAGGACGTTATAATGTGCTTTAA
- a CDS encoding uncharacterized protein (predicted protein): protein MGNICSRSKNQPEAFSSPGRVLGSANPPPGDTGKSSSGPRAPLPANASTGRTLGGAGAPGAGADTADARANAAIAAQKRAESTTAGNKGKLGSKLAAQKAQTQAQTLGEASRNERSARDADNAAEARRWE, encoded by the exons ATGGGAAACATTTGCTCCCGCTCCAAAAACCAACCCGAGGCCTTTTCCAGCCCCGGTCGCGTCTTGGGCTCCGCCAATCCTCCCCCGGGAGACACAGGGAAATCCAGCTCCGGTCCGCGCGCCCCGCTCCCCGCAAACGCCAGTACGGGGAGGACCCTGGGCGGCGCGGGGGCTCCAGGTGCTGGCGCGGATACAGCTGATGCGCGGGCGAATGCAGCGATTGCGGCGCAG AAACGGGCTGAGTCTACTACGGCGGGCAACAAGGGCAAGTTAGGGTCAAAGTTAGCCGCTCAGAAGGCCCAGACACAGGCCCAGACGTTGGGGGAGGCTAGCCGTAATGAGAGGTCTGCTAGAGATGCGGATAATGCTGCTGAGGCCAGAAGATGGGAGTGA
- a CDS encoding uncharacterized protein (predicted protein), with translation MASHTKKDDYCLECHWESFHIDGKESENQSNAPATSQWDCSGEGHDASLDHCHVDDACCDMDDCSITCPSVCDGLVDCEETACTDTHCNDGCDDTHCENAETLCFDEHCFGNNVGQSQGDQLPKPTGNITSDMVAPQPSMDSLFPQHSIPVAHCHSHSFPHFHFHDSSKDAHGNMMHQPFPAQNGVNPADVFHMLGMCPDLSACQNFHVHENTNCDHVDKPNTDAGSNSFACFHIPPNVNLNDLMKSPVHIHSNPSRGPCRTHHRCRTHAHAHVHPYGHYSPYSRQSRSSVSSQLISSPGDTPPPLEGGTPSVLTSPVTPTESEVHICKWTTTSGGAKTFCGAQFSDPCTLQEHLIAQHMSTINGAKGTGYYCCWEGCHRPDEPFSQKSKLQGHFLTHSNWKTRTSDARSVANFSLDRQPWNAMNEVTGERSPTSALNAGRLLQTVVN, from the exons ATGGCGTCTCACACTAAAAAGGACGATTACTGCCTCGAGTGTCATTGGGAGTCCTTTCATATAGACGGGAAAGAATCGGAGAACCAGTCTAACGCCCCCGCAACATCTCAGTGGGATTGTTCAGGCGAGGGACATGACGCCTCGCTCGATCACTGCCATGTCGACGACGCCTGCTGCGACATGGACGACTGCTCCATCACTTGCCCTTCGGTTTGCGACGGGCTTGTGGACTGCGAAGAAACCGCATGCACTGACACCCACTGCAATGATGGCTGTGACGATACGCATTGCGAGAACGCCGAGACCCTTTGCTTTGATGAACACTGCTTTGGTAACAATG TGGGACAATCGCAAGGAGATCAACTACCCAAACCAACCGGTAATATCACTTCGGACATGGTGGCCCCTCAACCCTCTATGGACTCCCTCTTCCCTCAGCATTCGATCCCAGTTGCCCATTGCCACTCGCACAGTTTccctcattttcatttccatGACTCTTCTAAAGACGCTCACGGCAACATGATGCACCAACCGTTCCCGGCTCAGAATGGCGTTAATCCGGCAGATGTATTCCACATGCTGGGAATGTGTCCTGACCTTTCTGCCTGTCAAAACTTTCATGTACACGAAAACACGAACTGCGACCATGTCGACAAACCGAATACTGACGCTGGTTCTAATTCATTCGCCTGTTTCCATATCCCGCCTAATGTTAATCTTAACGACCTCATGAAAAGCCCGGTACATATCCACAGCAACCCCTCGAGGGGCCCTTGTCGCACACACCACCGGTGTCGCACGCATGCACATGCTCATGTGCACCCGTACGGACATTATTCGCCATACTCCCGCCAGTCCCGGTCCAGCGTGAGCTCGCAATTGATATCCAGCCCGGGCGATACCCCTCCGCCTCTGGAGGGCGGGACACCGTCAGTGCTGACAAGCCCGGTTACTCCGACCGAGAGCGAAGTGCATATTTGCAAGTGGACCACCACGTCAGGCGGCGCCAAGACCTTTTGCGGTGCACAGTTCTCTGATCCCTGTACTCTTCAAGAGCATCTGATCGCGCAACACATGTCAACCATCAATGGTGCCAAGGGTACCGGATATTACTGCTGCTGGGAGGGCTGCCACCGTCCGGATGAGCCATTCTCGCAGAAGTCAAAATTGCAAGGCCATTTCCTGACCCATAGCAATT GGAAGACAAGAACTTCAGATGCTCGGTCTGTGGCAAATTTTTCGCTCGACAGGCAACCTTGGAACGCCATGAACGAAGTCACCGGGGAGAGAAGCCCTACAAGTGCTCTGAATGCGGGAAGGCTTTTACAGACAGTAGTGAACTGA
- a CDS encoding uncharacterized protein (predicted protein), with translation MPPLRTFSLRLLRPSRTITATPIRNLRPLSTCLPKHPSPVRITTTKPLSLSPPQLTTQARWGSTQTSSGKSQADLMVEELQELYETAKDEFEIATDSTNGTTIYAASDRESARDALNQLSAVFALYTTEMPSYDESHQPQQTQPDDSGSQMVSTYFDPGDIAPEVRQEVKRRVGQRVRELANAVEALEERAKDD, from the exons ATGCCGCCCCTGCGCACATTCtccctccgcctcctccgtCCCTCCCGGACCATCACCGCAACCCCCATCCGCAACCTCCGACCACTATCAACATGTCTTCCAAAACACCCTTCACCAGTCAGGATCACGACAACCAAGCCCCTCTCTCTATCTCCTCCCCAGTTAACGACTCAAGCACGATGGGGATCAACCCAAACCTCCAGCGGTAAAAGCCAAGCCGACCTAATGGTCGAGGAACTCCAAGAACT CTACGAGACTGCTAAGGATGAATTCGAAATCGCAACCGACAGCACAAACGGCACGACCATCTACGCGGCCTCAGACCGGGAGTCGGCGCGCGACGCATTGAATCAGCTGAGCGCGGTGTTTGCGCTCTATACGACCGAGATGCCCTCATATGACGAGTCGCATCAGCCGCAGCAGACGCAGCCGGATGATTCCGGGAGTCAGATGGTGTCGACGTATTTTGATCCGGGGGACATTGCACCTGAGGTCCGCCAGGAGGTCAAGAGGAGGGTTGGGCAGCGGGTGAGGGAGCTGGCGAATGCGGTGGAGGCGTTGGAGGAGAGGGCTAAGGATGATTAA
- a CDS encoding SDR family NAD(P)-dependent oxidoreductase (dehydrogenases with different specificities (related to short-chain alcohol dehydrogenases)), with translation MSRPLEGKFGIVTGGSRGIGEAIARNLASKGCSLLLNYTSASSQSRTETLCSELANQHSIKCVSVQADLLHTEEAVTTILNAAKENFTSETTGTLQVDILINNAGVSKDRFLNDEEKGPMDREYFNWHYTINVLAPLLLTQAVAPFLPTDRSGRIVNISSVSSSIGFTGQTVYGGTKAALEAMTRTWARELADRATVNSVNPGPVIGDMYFATGEEFWKQMQGWLDNTPLSKVVDGEEKMKSLTDEQRYLIKEKMGGRRPAFTSEIAGVVGMLCTQDGFWCTGSVVCANGGMKMGL, from the exons ATGTCCAGACCCCTAGAAGGCAAATTCGGCATCGTCACCGGCGGTTCGCGGG GAATCGGCGAAGCGATAGCCCGCAACCTCGCCTCAAAAGGCTGCTCCCTACTCCTAAACTACACCTCCGCGAGCTCCCAATCGCGAACCGAAACCCTCTGCTCGGAACTCGCAAACCAACACTCCATAAAATGTGTCTCTGTGCAAGCCGACCTCCTCCACACCGAAGAAGCAGTAACCACGATCCTCAACGCGGCTAAGGAGAACTTCACCTCTGAGACGACCGGAACCCTCCAAGTCGACATCCTAATCAACAACGCTGGCGTAAGCAAGGATCGTTTCCTcaatgacgaggaaaagGGCCCCATGGACCGCGAGTACTTCAATTGGCATTATACTATTAACGTGCTTGCGCCGTTGTTGCTGACGCAGGCTGTTGCGCCTTTCTTGCCAACCGATCGCAGTGGGCGTATTGTTAATATATCCAGTGTGTCGAGTAGTATTGGGTTCACGGGGCAGACGGTGTATGGGGGGACGAAGGCGGCGTTGGAGGCGATGACGCGCACTTGGGCTAGGGAGTTGGCGGATCGGGCGACCGTTAATTCGGTGAATCCGGGGCCGGTTATTGGAGATATGTATTTTGCTACTGGGGAGGAGTTCTGGAAGCAGATGCAGGGGTGGCTGGACAATACGCCGTTGAGTaaggtggtggatggggaggagaagatgaagagcttgacaGATGAGCAACGGTATTTGATtaaggagaagatgggggGCAGACGCCCGGCCTTTACTAGTGAGATTGCGGGGGtggtggggatgttgtgTACACAGGATGGCTTCTGGTGTACGGGCAGTGTAGTGTGTGCCAATGGCGGCATGAAAATGGGTCTCTGA
- a CDS encoding beta-glucosidase (beta-glucosidase-related glycosidases), whose translation MLSPQALFGALVLLSAPSAVVADTCKAPINHPGEPFSFVQPLNTTILTPYGHSPPAYPSPNTTGNGGWETALVKAKQWVNKLTLEEKTWMATGQPGPCVGNVLPIPRLNFSGICLQNGPQCVQQGDYSSVFVSSVSAAASWDRKLLYERAYALAEEHKAKGSHVILGPIGGPLGRSPYDGRTWEGFAADPYLTGVCMEETINGMQDAGVQANAKHFIANEQETQRNPTYAPDANATTYIQDSVSANIDDRTLHEIYMWPFANAVRARVASAMCSYNRLNGSHSCQNSYLLNHLLKGELGFQGYVMSDWGATHSGVASIESGMDMTMPGGFTLYGELWTEGSFFGKNLTEAVQNGTVPMSRLDDMIVRIMTPYFWLGQEKNYPSVDASVGPLNVDSAPDTWLYDWKFTGATNRDVRANHSAMIREHGGQSTVLLKNERNALPLRKPRNIVVAGNDAGPLTQGPDLQADFEYGVLAGSSGSGSCRFSYLSTPLDAINARARKDGSLVQSYLNNTLLTTSALTSPLWIPQQPDVCLVFLKSFSAEGEDRTSLELDWNGNAVVEAVATHCNNTIVITNSGGANVMPFADHPNVTAILAQHYAGEETGNAIADVLYGDVNPSAKLPYVIAYNESDYNAPLTTAVQTNGTYDWQSWFDEELEVGYRYFDAHNISVRYEFGFGLSYTTFDLKDLKAKGSAAANLTALPAKRPTEPGGNPALWETVYTLEAEVSNTGDVDGYAVPQLYLQFPTSTPAGTPPSQLRGFDKIWLEAGEKKTVTFDLMRRDVSYWDVVAQDWRIPAGAFTFKAGFSSRDFRANSVATLVKA comes from the exons ATGTTGTCACCACAAGCTCTGTTTGGAGCGTTGGTGCTGCTCTCGGCTCCTTCGGCGGTGGTAGCCGACACCTGCAAGGCACCGATCAACCACCCAGGAGAGCCTTTCAGCTTTGTTCAGCCCCTTAACACCACCATCCTGACCCCCTACGGTCACTCTCCGCCTGCCTATCCTTCAC CAAACACTACCGGCAATGGTGGCTGGGAAACAGCTTTGGTGAAAGCCAAACAATGGGTGAATAAGCTCACGCTTGAAGAGAAGACCTGGATGGCAACAGGCCAGCCCGGTCCCTGCGTTGGCAACGTTCTCCCTATCCCACGTCTCAACTTCAGCGGCATCTGCCTGCAGAACGGGCCTCAATGCGTGCAGCAGGGAGATTACTCCAGTGTCTTCGTTAGCAGCGTTTCAGCCGCCGCAAGCTGGGACCGCAAGTTGCTGTATGAGAGAGCGTATGCATTAGCCGAGGAGCACAAAGCAAAGGGCTCCCATGTCATCTTGGGCCCCATCGGAGGACCCTTGGGCCGCAGTCCCTACGATGGTCGTACCTGGGAGGGCTTCGCCGCTGACCCTTACCTCACCGGTGTCTGCATGGAGGAGACTATCAATGGTATGCAAGATGCAGGTGTCCAGGCAAATGCGAAGCATTTCATTGCCAACGAGCAAGAGACGCAGCGCAACCCCACATATGCCCCGGATGCCAACGCGACTACCTATATCCAGGACTCGGTTTCCGCCAACATTGATGACCGTACCCTGCATGAGATCTATATGTGGCCGTTTGCAAACGCCGTTCGTGCCCGGGTGGCTAGTGCCATGTGCTCGTACAACCGTTTGAATGGCTCTCACTCGTGTCAGAACTCTTACCTTCTCAACCACCTTCTCAAGGGCGAGCTTGGCTTCCAGGGCTATGTCATGTCTGACTGGGGTGCTACTCACAGTGGTGTGGCTTCTATTGAAAGTGGTATGGACATGACCATGCCCGGAGGATTCACCCTTTATGGTGAGCTTTGGACGGAGGGTTCCTTCTTCGGCAAGAATCTCACTGAAGCCGTGCAAAACGGCACTGTTCCAATGTCTCGTCTGGATGACATGATCGTGCGCATCATGACTCCTTACTTCTGGCTCGGCCAGGAAAAGAACTACCCTAGCGTGGACGCTTCCGTCGGCCCTCTCAATGTTGACTCGGCCCCCGACACCTGGCTTTACGACTGGAAGTTTACCGGTGCCACCAACCGTGACGTTCGGGCAAATCACAGTGCCATGATTCGCGAGCATGGAGGTCAGTCGACGGTACTTCTCAAGAACGAACGCAACGCTTTGCCTCTCCGCAAGCCCCGTAACATCGTAGTAGCCGGAAATGATGCCGGTCCTCTCACGCAAGGTCCGGACCTTCAGGCGGACTTCGAATATGGTGTCCTCGCAGGCTCGTCAGGTTCTGGTTCCTGCAGGTTTTCGTACCTGTCGACCCCTCTCGATGCTATCAATGCTCGGGCCCGCAAGGATGGCTCCCTGGTCCAGTCTTACCTGAACAACACCCTGCTCACCACGTCGGCATTGACCTCCCCACTCTGGATCCCCCAGCAACCCGACGTCTGCCTCGTGTTCCTCAAGTCCTTCTCGGCGGAAGGTGAAGATCGAACTTCGTTGGAACTCGACTGGAATGGAAACGCCGTCGTGGAGGCCGTTGCCACCCACTGTAACAACACCATTGTCATCACGAACTCAGGCGGCGCCAACGTCATGCCCTTCGCGGACCACCCCAACGTCACCGCTATCCTGGCTCAGCATTACGCCGGCGAGGAGACTGGAAATGCCATTGCCGATGTCCTTTACGGTGACGTGAACCCATCAGCCAAACTGCCATATGTGATCGCATACAACGAGTCCGACTACAACGCCCCCTTGACCACCGCCGTGCAGACCAACGGTACCTACGACTGGCAGAGCTGGTTCGACGAAGAACTCGAAGTCGGCTACCGGTACTTCGACGCGCACAACATCTCCGTGCGCTACGAGTTCGGTTTCGGCTTGAGTTACACCACCTTCGACCTGAAAGACctcaaggccaagggctCTGCCGCCGCCAATCTTACCGCTCTCCCAGCTAAGCGGCCCACCGAGCCAGGTGGTAACCCCGCTCTTTGGGAGACGGTTTACACTCTGGAAGCGGAAGTGTCCAACACCGGGGATGTTGATGGATACGCTGTTCCCCAGCTGTACCTCCAATTCCCTACTTCCACGCCGGCTGGTACCCCGCCGAGCCAGCTTCGTGGATTCGACAAAATCTGGCTCGAGGCTGGTgagaagaagacggtcaCGTTTGACTTGATGCGTCGTGATGTCAGTTACTGGGATGTTGTTGCCCAGGACTGGCGTATTCCGGCTGGAGCTTTCACTTTCAAGGCTGGGTTTAGTAGCCGTGATTTCCGCGCGAACAGTGTTGCGACGCTGGTCAAGGcatga